One window of the Takifugu rubripes chromosome 13, fTakRub1.2, whole genome shotgun sequence genome contains the following:
- the crtc3 gene encoding CREB-regulated transcription coactivator 3 isoform X6, which yields MSGSPGTGGSNPRKFSEKIALHNQKQAEETRAFEQLMTDLNVSRVQFQKIQQLRLSQSRAPYYGGSLPNVNQIGKTSTDFQGGFPSGLDSVRGTRHHGLVERVHRERNRINSPHRRPLDKHGRQIDSSPYGGVYLSPPLDNNWRRTNSDSALHTSAMNPNPQNPFGMNQHMGRGPPQRNVSLNEAEVDSSGNVFSFPSLVNEESLIGVSKPLPKQLWEAKKVQSLASRPKSCEVPGINIFPSPEQNPGLCHYQGLLNTGGSLPDLSNLHFPSPLSTPLDPEDNGAYPNLSGGSSTGNLPAAMMHLGIGNSQGLSSSLSNPSIQASLNNCQLQSSLSNPSINSSLRLSNSSPRRRPAPISPLTLSPGSDQRRGLAKQLSPTMSPLLSPITQGVALDTSNMPREPPPPYPLYQQSQHGVDKSRQCQQQQQPVSPLQNISLDFTNIQQNNMAMIFADSFMEQQFSNLQSKALPYQVDAQPAAFTLDQFALLENAMNTTAGGSCFDPSASSSLYYSQAALSGLGGSHGSLQDPVHMRSNMLYSNCSGGLPNIILTDDSNPSLSKDISSALSTVPECFDSEGVFPLEDELRIEPLSLDGLSMLSDPDMVLPDPSVEDTFRSDRL from the exons ATGTCCGGCTCCCCGGGCACAGGTGGCTCCAACCCCAGGAAGTTCAGCGAGAAGATCGCCCTGCACAACCAGAAGCAGGCAGAGGAGACCCGGGCCTTCGAGCAGCTGATGACGGACCTCAATGTCTCAAGG GTGCAGTTTCAGAAGATCCAGCAGCTCCGCCTGTCCCAGTCTCGGGCGCCGTACTACGGAGGCTCTCTGCCCAACGTTAACCAGATTGGCAAAACTAGCACCGATTTTCAG GGTGGCTTTCCGTCAGGGCTGGACTCGGTGAGAGGAACTCGCCACCACGGGCTGGTTGAGAGGGTCCACAGGGAGCGCAACCGCATCAACTCTCCTCACCGCCGCCCTCTAGACAAGCACGGACGACAG ATCGACAGTTCACCGTATGGAGGTGTGTACCTGTCCCCCCCGCTCGACAACAACTGGAGAAG AACTAATTCAGACTCGGCTCTTCACACGAGCGCCATGAACCCGAACCCTCAGAACCCTTTCGGTATGAACCAGCATATGGGCCGTGGACCCCCCCAGCGTAATG TGAGTTTAAACGAGGCAGAGGTGGACAGCTCTGGCAACG TCTTCAGTTTCCCCTCCctggttaacgaggagagcctgATAGGTGTTAGTAAGCCACTTCCCAAACAACTATGGGAAGCCAAAAAG GTTCAGTCTCTGGCATCAAGGCCTAAATCCTGCGAGGTGCCTGGAATCAA CATATTCCCGTCTCCGGAGCAGAATCCAGGGCTGTGCCACTACCAGGGCTTGTTAAACACAGGAGGATCCCTACCTGATCTTAGCAACTTGCATTTCCCCTCGCCTCTCTCCACACCGCTGGACCCCGAGGACAATGGCGCGTACCCCAACCTGAGTGGCGGCAGCAGCACCGGAAACCTGCCGGCTGCCATGATGCACCTCGGCATTGGGAACTCGCAAG gcctgtcctcctctctgagcAACCCGTCCATTCAGGCGTCCCTCAACAACTGCCAGCTACAGTCGTCACTCAGTAACCCTTCCATCAACTCCTCCCTTCGCCTGTCCAACAGCTCCCCGCGGCGACGGCCTGCTCCCATCAGCCCTCTCACGCTGTCTCCTGGTAGTGATCAGCGCAGGGGTCTGGCCAAGCAGCTTTCTCCCACGATGTCGCCTTTGCTGTCCCCCATCACGCAG GGAGTTGCGTTGGACACGAGCAACATGCCAAGAGAGCCACCCCCGCCCTATCCCCTCTACCAGCAGTCCCAGCATGGAGTGGACAAGAGCCGACAGtgccagcagcaacagcagccagtcTCTCCCCTTCAGAACATCTCGCTGGACTTCACCAACATTCAG CAAAACAACATGGCGATGATCTTCGCTGACTCTTTCATGGAGCAGCAGTTCTCAAACCTCCAGAGCAAAGCCCTCCCGTATCAGGTAGACGCGCAACCTGCTGCATTCACG TTGGACCAGTTTGCTCTTTTGGAAAATGCGATGAATACCACAGCAGGGGGTTCCTGCTTCGACCCCTCTGCCTCATCGTCGCTCTACTACTCCCAGGCTGCTCTCTCGGGTCTGGGCGGCAGCCATGGCAGCCTGCAGGATCCGGTGCACATGAGGTCCAATATGTTATACTCCAACTGCAGCGGAGGTCTGCCCAACATCATACTCACAG ATGACTCCAACCCCAGCCTGTCCAAAGACATCAGCAGCGCTCTCTCCACCGTGCCCGAGTGTTTCGACTCGGAGGGGGTCTTTCCCTTAGAGGACGAGTTGCGCATCGAGCCCCTCAGCCTGGATGGTCTGAGCATGCTCAGTGACCCCGACATGGTGCTGCCAGACCCCTCCGTGGAAGACACCTTCCGCAGTGACAGACTCTGA
- the crtc3 gene encoding CREB-regulated transcription coactivator 3 isoform X1 — protein MSGSPGTGGSNPRKFSEKIALHNQKQAEETRAFEQLMTDLNVSRVQFQKIQQLRLSQSRAPYYGGSLPNVNQIGKTSTDFQGGFPSGLDSVRGTRHHGLVERVHRERNRINSPHRRPLDKHGRQIDSSPYGGVYLSPPLDNNWRREQQPWTEEKRPGFRLISQLNRTNSDSALHTSAMNPNPQNPFGMNQHMGRGPPQRNVSLNEAEVDSSGNAVFSFPSLVNEESLIGVSKPLPKQLWEAKKVQSLASRPKSCEVPGINIFPSPEQNPGLCHYQGLLNTGGSLPDLSNLHFPSPLSTPLDPEDNGAYPNLSGGSSTGNLPAAMMHLGIGNSQGGHGLSSSLSNPSIQASLNNCQLQSSLSNPSINSSLRLSNSSPRRRPAPISPLTLSPGSDQRRGLAKQLSPTMSPLLSPITQGVALDTSNMPREPPPPYPLYQQSQHGVDKSRQCQQQQQPVSPLQNISLDFTNIQQNNMAMIFADSFMEQQFSNLQSKALPYQVDAQPAAFTLDQFALLENAMNTTAGGSCFDPSASSSLYYSQAALSGLGGSHGSLQDPVHMRSNMLYSNCSGGLPNIILTDDSNPSLSKDISSALSTVPECFDSEGVFPLEDELRIEPLSLDGLSMLSDPDMVLPDPSVEDTFRSDRL, from the exons ATGTCCGGCTCCCCGGGCACAGGTGGCTCCAACCCCAGGAAGTTCAGCGAGAAGATCGCCCTGCACAACCAGAAGCAGGCAGAGGAGACCCGGGCCTTCGAGCAGCTGATGACGGACCTCAATGTCTCAAGG GTGCAGTTTCAGAAGATCCAGCAGCTCCGCCTGTCCCAGTCTCGGGCGCCGTACTACGGAGGCTCTCTGCCCAACGTTAACCAGATTGGCAAAACTAGCACCGATTTTCAG GGTGGCTTTCCGTCAGGGCTGGACTCGGTGAGAGGAACTCGCCACCACGGGCTGGTTGAGAGGGTCCACAGGGAGCGCAACCGCATCAACTCTCCTCACCGCCGCCCTCTAGACAAGCACGGACGACAG ATCGACAGTTCACCGTATGGAGGTGTGTACCTGTCCCCCCCGCTCGACAACAACTGGAGAAG GGAGCAGCAGCCATGGACTGAGGAAAAACGGCCTGGGTTTAGATTAATATCGCAGCTCAACAG AACTAATTCAGACTCGGCTCTTCACACGAGCGCCATGAACCCGAACCCTCAGAACCCTTTCGGTATGAACCAGCATATGGGCCGTGGACCCCCCCAGCGTAATG TGAGTTTAAACGAGGCAGAGGTGGACAGCTCTGGCAACG CAGTCTTCAGTTTCCCCTCCctggttaacgaggagagcctgATAGGTGTTAGTAAGCCACTTCCCAAACAACTATGGGAAGCCAAAAAG GTTCAGTCTCTGGCATCAAGGCCTAAATCCTGCGAGGTGCCTGGAATCAA CATATTCCCGTCTCCGGAGCAGAATCCAGGGCTGTGCCACTACCAGGGCTTGTTAAACACAGGAGGATCCCTACCTGATCTTAGCAACTTGCATTTCCCCTCGCCTCTCTCCACACCGCTGGACCCCGAGGACAATGGCGCGTACCCCAACCTGAGTGGCGGCAGCAGCACCGGAAACCTGCCGGCTGCCATGATGCACCTCGGCATTGGGAACTCGCAAGGTGGCCACG gcctgtcctcctctctgagcAACCCGTCCATTCAGGCGTCCCTCAACAACTGCCAGCTACAGTCGTCACTCAGTAACCCTTCCATCAACTCCTCCCTTCGCCTGTCCAACAGCTCCCCGCGGCGACGGCCTGCTCCCATCAGCCCTCTCACGCTGTCTCCTGGTAGTGATCAGCGCAGGGGTCTGGCCAAGCAGCTTTCTCCCACGATGTCGCCTTTGCTGTCCCCCATCACGCAG GGAGTTGCGTTGGACACGAGCAACATGCCAAGAGAGCCACCCCCGCCCTATCCCCTCTACCAGCAGTCCCAGCATGGAGTGGACAAGAGCCGACAGtgccagcagcaacagcagccagtcTCTCCCCTTCAGAACATCTCGCTGGACTTCACCAACATTCAG CAAAACAACATGGCGATGATCTTCGCTGACTCTTTCATGGAGCAGCAGTTCTCAAACCTCCAGAGCAAAGCCCTCCCGTATCAGGTAGACGCGCAACCTGCTGCATTCACG TTGGACCAGTTTGCTCTTTTGGAAAATGCGATGAATACCACAGCAGGGGGTTCCTGCTTCGACCCCTCTGCCTCATCGTCGCTCTACTACTCCCAGGCTGCTCTCTCGGGTCTGGGCGGCAGCCATGGCAGCCTGCAGGATCCGGTGCACATGAGGTCCAATATGTTATACTCCAACTGCAGCGGAGGTCTGCCCAACATCATACTCACAG ATGACTCCAACCCCAGCCTGTCCAAAGACATCAGCAGCGCTCTCTCCACCGTGCCCGAGTGTTTCGACTCGGAGGGGGTCTTTCCCTTAGAGGACGAGTTGCGCATCGAGCCCCTCAGCCTGGATGGTCTGAGCATGCTCAGTGACCCCGACATGGTGCTGCCAGACCCCTCCGTGGAAGACACCTTCCGCAGTGACAGACTCTGA
- the crtc3 gene encoding CREB-regulated transcription coactivator 3 isoform X5, whose amino-acid sequence MSGSPGTGGSNPRKFSEKIALHNQKQAEETRAFEQLMTDLNVSRVQFQKIQQLRLSQSRAPYYGGSLPNVNQIGKTSTDFQGGFPSGLDSVRGTRHHGLVERVHRERNRINSPHRRPLDKHGRQIDSSPYGGVYLSPPLDNNWRRTNSDSALHTSAMNPNPQNPFGMNQHMGRGPPQRNVSLNEAEVDSSGNAVFSFPSLVNEESLIGVSKPLPKQLWEAKKVQSLASRPKSCEVPGINIFPSPEQNPGLCHYQGLLNTGGSLPDLSNLHFPSPLSTPLDPEDNGAYPNLSGGSSTGNLPAAMMHLGIGNSQGGHGLSSSLSNPSIQASLNNCQLQSSLSNPSINSSLRLSNSSPRRRPAPISPLTLSPGSDQRRGLAKQLSPTMSPLLSPITQGVALDTSNMPREPPPPYPLYQQSQHGVDKSRQCQQQQQPVSPLQNISLDFTNIQQNNMAMIFADSFMEQQFSNLQSKALPYQVDAQPAAFTLDQFALLENAMNTTAGGSCFDPSASSSLYYSQAALSGLGGSHGSLQDPVHMRSNMLYSNCSGGLPNIILTDDSNPSLSKDISSALSTVPECFDSEGVFPLEDELRIEPLSLDGLSMLSDPDMVLPDPSVEDTFRSDRL is encoded by the exons ATGTCCGGCTCCCCGGGCACAGGTGGCTCCAACCCCAGGAAGTTCAGCGAGAAGATCGCCCTGCACAACCAGAAGCAGGCAGAGGAGACCCGGGCCTTCGAGCAGCTGATGACGGACCTCAATGTCTCAAGG GTGCAGTTTCAGAAGATCCAGCAGCTCCGCCTGTCCCAGTCTCGGGCGCCGTACTACGGAGGCTCTCTGCCCAACGTTAACCAGATTGGCAAAACTAGCACCGATTTTCAG GGTGGCTTTCCGTCAGGGCTGGACTCGGTGAGAGGAACTCGCCACCACGGGCTGGTTGAGAGGGTCCACAGGGAGCGCAACCGCATCAACTCTCCTCACCGCCGCCCTCTAGACAAGCACGGACGACAG ATCGACAGTTCACCGTATGGAGGTGTGTACCTGTCCCCCCCGCTCGACAACAACTGGAGAAG AACTAATTCAGACTCGGCTCTTCACACGAGCGCCATGAACCCGAACCCTCAGAACCCTTTCGGTATGAACCAGCATATGGGCCGTGGACCCCCCCAGCGTAATG TGAGTTTAAACGAGGCAGAGGTGGACAGCTCTGGCAACG CAGTCTTCAGTTTCCCCTCCctggttaacgaggagagcctgATAGGTGTTAGTAAGCCACTTCCCAAACAACTATGGGAAGCCAAAAAG GTTCAGTCTCTGGCATCAAGGCCTAAATCCTGCGAGGTGCCTGGAATCAA CATATTCCCGTCTCCGGAGCAGAATCCAGGGCTGTGCCACTACCAGGGCTTGTTAAACACAGGAGGATCCCTACCTGATCTTAGCAACTTGCATTTCCCCTCGCCTCTCTCCACACCGCTGGACCCCGAGGACAATGGCGCGTACCCCAACCTGAGTGGCGGCAGCAGCACCGGAAACCTGCCGGCTGCCATGATGCACCTCGGCATTGGGAACTCGCAAGGTGGCCACG gcctgtcctcctctctgagcAACCCGTCCATTCAGGCGTCCCTCAACAACTGCCAGCTACAGTCGTCACTCAGTAACCCTTCCATCAACTCCTCCCTTCGCCTGTCCAACAGCTCCCCGCGGCGACGGCCTGCTCCCATCAGCCCTCTCACGCTGTCTCCTGGTAGTGATCAGCGCAGGGGTCTGGCCAAGCAGCTTTCTCCCACGATGTCGCCTTTGCTGTCCCCCATCACGCAG GGAGTTGCGTTGGACACGAGCAACATGCCAAGAGAGCCACCCCCGCCCTATCCCCTCTACCAGCAGTCCCAGCATGGAGTGGACAAGAGCCGACAGtgccagcagcaacagcagccagtcTCTCCCCTTCAGAACATCTCGCTGGACTTCACCAACATTCAG CAAAACAACATGGCGATGATCTTCGCTGACTCTTTCATGGAGCAGCAGTTCTCAAACCTCCAGAGCAAAGCCCTCCCGTATCAGGTAGACGCGCAACCTGCTGCATTCACG TTGGACCAGTTTGCTCTTTTGGAAAATGCGATGAATACCACAGCAGGGGGTTCCTGCTTCGACCCCTCTGCCTCATCGTCGCTCTACTACTCCCAGGCTGCTCTCTCGGGTCTGGGCGGCAGCCATGGCAGCCTGCAGGATCCGGTGCACATGAGGTCCAATATGTTATACTCCAACTGCAGCGGAGGTCTGCCCAACATCATACTCACAG ATGACTCCAACCCCAGCCTGTCCAAAGACATCAGCAGCGCTCTCTCCACCGTGCCCGAGTGTTTCGACTCGGAGGGGGTCTTTCCCTTAGAGGACGAGTTGCGCATCGAGCCCCTCAGCCTGGATGGTCTGAGCATGCTCAGTGACCCCGACATGGTGCTGCCAGACCCCTCCGTGGAAGACACCTTCCGCAGTGACAGACTCTGA
- the crtc3 gene encoding CREB-regulated transcription coactivator 3 isoform X4 codes for MSGSPGTGGSNPRKFSEKIALHNQKQAEETRAFEQLMTDLNVSRVQFQKIQQLRLSQSRAPYYGGSLPNVNQIGKTSTDFQGGFPSGLDSVRGTRHHGLVERVHRERNRINSPHRRPLDKHGRQIDSSPYGGVYLSPPLDNNWRREQQPWTEEKRPGFRLISQLNRTNSDSALHTSAMNPNPQNPFGMNQHMGRGPPQRNVSLNEAEVDSSGNAVFSFPSLVNEESLIGVSKPLPKQLWEAKKVQSLASRPKSCEVPGINIFPSPEQNPGLCHYQGLLNTGGSLPDLSNLHFPSPLSTPLDPEDNGAYPNLSGGSSTGNLPAAMMHLGIGNSQGGHGLSSSLSNPSIQASLNNCQLQSSLSNPSINSSLRLSNSSPRRRPAPISPLTLSPGSDQRRGLAKQLSPTMSPLLSPITQGVALDTSNMPREPPPPYPLYQQSQHGVDKSRQCQQQQQPVSPLQNISLDFTNIQQNNMAMIFADSFMEQQFSNLQSKALPYQLDQFALLENAMNTTAGGSCFDPSASSSLYYSQAALSGLGGSHGSLQDPVHMRSNMLYSNCSGGLPNIILTDDSNPSLSKDISSALSTVPECFDSEGVFPLEDELRIEPLSLDGLSMLSDPDMVLPDPSVEDTFRSDRL; via the exons ATGTCCGGCTCCCCGGGCACAGGTGGCTCCAACCCCAGGAAGTTCAGCGAGAAGATCGCCCTGCACAACCAGAAGCAGGCAGAGGAGACCCGGGCCTTCGAGCAGCTGATGACGGACCTCAATGTCTCAAGG GTGCAGTTTCAGAAGATCCAGCAGCTCCGCCTGTCCCAGTCTCGGGCGCCGTACTACGGAGGCTCTCTGCCCAACGTTAACCAGATTGGCAAAACTAGCACCGATTTTCAG GGTGGCTTTCCGTCAGGGCTGGACTCGGTGAGAGGAACTCGCCACCACGGGCTGGTTGAGAGGGTCCACAGGGAGCGCAACCGCATCAACTCTCCTCACCGCCGCCCTCTAGACAAGCACGGACGACAG ATCGACAGTTCACCGTATGGAGGTGTGTACCTGTCCCCCCCGCTCGACAACAACTGGAGAAG GGAGCAGCAGCCATGGACTGAGGAAAAACGGCCTGGGTTTAGATTAATATCGCAGCTCAACAG AACTAATTCAGACTCGGCTCTTCACACGAGCGCCATGAACCCGAACCCTCAGAACCCTTTCGGTATGAACCAGCATATGGGCCGTGGACCCCCCCAGCGTAATG TGAGTTTAAACGAGGCAGAGGTGGACAGCTCTGGCAACG CAGTCTTCAGTTTCCCCTCCctggttaacgaggagagcctgATAGGTGTTAGTAAGCCACTTCCCAAACAACTATGGGAAGCCAAAAAG GTTCAGTCTCTGGCATCAAGGCCTAAATCCTGCGAGGTGCCTGGAATCAA CATATTCCCGTCTCCGGAGCAGAATCCAGGGCTGTGCCACTACCAGGGCTTGTTAAACACAGGAGGATCCCTACCTGATCTTAGCAACTTGCATTTCCCCTCGCCTCTCTCCACACCGCTGGACCCCGAGGACAATGGCGCGTACCCCAACCTGAGTGGCGGCAGCAGCACCGGAAACCTGCCGGCTGCCATGATGCACCTCGGCATTGGGAACTCGCAAGGTGGCCACG gcctgtcctcctctctgagcAACCCGTCCATTCAGGCGTCCCTCAACAACTGCCAGCTACAGTCGTCACTCAGTAACCCTTCCATCAACTCCTCCCTTCGCCTGTCCAACAGCTCCCCGCGGCGACGGCCTGCTCCCATCAGCCCTCTCACGCTGTCTCCTGGTAGTGATCAGCGCAGGGGTCTGGCCAAGCAGCTTTCTCCCACGATGTCGCCTTTGCTGTCCCCCATCACGCAG GGAGTTGCGTTGGACACGAGCAACATGCCAAGAGAGCCACCCCCGCCCTATCCCCTCTACCAGCAGTCCCAGCATGGAGTGGACAAGAGCCGACAGtgccagcagcaacagcagccagtcTCTCCCCTTCAGAACATCTCGCTGGACTTCACCAACATTCAG CAAAACAACATGGCGATGATCTTCGCTGACTCTTTCATGGAGCAGCAGTTCTCAAACCTCCAGAGCAAAGCCCTCCCGTATCAG TTGGACCAGTTTGCTCTTTTGGAAAATGCGATGAATACCACAGCAGGGGGTTCCTGCTTCGACCCCTCTGCCTCATCGTCGCTCTACTACTCCCAGGCTGCTCTCTCGGGTCTGGGCGGCAGCCATGGCAGCCTGCAGGATCCGGTGCACATGAGGTCCAATATGTTATACTCCAACTGCAGCGGAGGTCTGCCCAACATCATACTCACAG ATGACTCCAACCCCAGCCTGTCCAAAGACATCAGCAGCGCTCTCTCCACCGTGCCCGAGTGTTTCGACTCGGAGGGGGTCTTTCCCTTAGAGGACGAGTTGCGCATCGAGCCCCTCAGCCTGGATGGTCTGAGCATGCTCAGTGACCCCGACATGGTGCTGCCAGACCCCTCCGTGGAAGACACCTTCCGCAGTGACAGACTCTGA
- the crtc3 gene encoding CREB-regulated transcription coactivator 3 isoform X3, whose translation MSGSPGTGGSNPRKFSEKIALHNQKQAEETRAFEQLMTDLNVSRVQFQKIQQLRLSQSRAPYYGGSLPNVNQIGKTSTDFQGGFPSGLDSVRGTRHHGLVERVHRERNRINSPHRRPLDKHGRQIDSSPYGGVYLSPPLDNNWRREQQPWTEEKRPGFRLISQLNRTNSDSALHTSAMNPNPQNPFGMNQHMGRGPPQRNVSLNEAEVDSSGNAVFSFPSLVNEESLIGVSKPLPKQLWEAKKVQSLASRPKSCEVPGINIFPSPEQNPGLCHYQGLLNTGGSLPDLSNLHFPSPLSTPLDPEDNGAYPNLSGGSSTGNLPAAMMHLGIGNSQGLSSSLSNPSIQASLNNCQLQSSLSNPSINSSLRLSNSSPRRRPAPISPLTLSPGSDQRRGLAKQLSPTMSPLLSPITQGVALDTSNMPREPPPPYPLYQQSQHGVDKSRQCQQQQQPVSPLQNISLDFTNIQQNNMAMIFADSFMEQQFSNLQSKALPYQVDAQPAAFTLDQFALLENAMNTTAGGSCFDPSASSSLYYSQAALSGLGGSHGSLQDPVHMRSNMLYSNCSGGLPNIILTDDSNPSLSKDISSALSTVPECFDSEGVFPLEDELRIEPLSLDGLSMLSDPDMVLPDPSVEDTFRSDRL comes from the exons ATGTCCGGCTCCCCGGGCACAGGTGGCTCCAACCCCAGGAAGTTCAGCGAGAAGATCGCCCTGCACAACCAGAAGCAGGCAGAGGAGACCCGGGCCTTCGAGCAGCTGATGACGGACCTCAATGTCTCAAGG GTGCAGTTTCAGAAGATCCAGCAGCTCCGCCTGTCCCAGTCTCGGGCGCCGTACTACGGAGGCTCTCTGCCCAACGTTAACCAGATTGGCAAAACTAGCACCGATTTTCAG GGTGGCTTTCCGTCAGGGCTGGACTCGGTGAGAGGAACTCGCCACCACGGGCTGGTTGAGAGGGTCCACAGGGAGCGCAACCGCATCAACTCTCCTCACCGCCGCCCTCTAGACAAGCACGGACGACAG ATCGACAGTTCACCGTATGGAGGTGTGTACCTGTCCCCCCCGCTCGACAACAACTGGAGAAG GGAGCAGCAGCCATGGACTGAGGAAAAACGGCCTGGGTTTAGATTAATATCGCAGCTCAACAG AACTAATTCAGACTCGGCTCTTCACACGAGCGCCATGAACCCGAACCCTCAGAACCCTTTCGGTATGAACCAGCATATGGGCCGTGGACCCCCCCAGCGTAATG TGAGTTTAAACGAGGCAGAGGTGGACAGCTCTGGCAACG CAGTCTTCAGTTTCCCCTCCctggttaacgaggagagcctgATAGGTGTTAGTAAGCCACTTCCCAAACAACTATGGGAAGCCAAAAAG GTTCAGTCTCTGGCATCAAGGCCTAAATCCTGCGAGGTGCCTGGAATCAA CATATTCCCGTCTCCGGAGCAGAATCCAGGGCTGTGCCACTACCAGGGCTTGTTAAACACAGGAGGATCCCTACCTGATCTTAGCAACTTGCATTTCCCCTCGCCTCTCTCCACACCGCTGGACCCCGAGGACAATGGCGCGTACCCCAACCTGAGTGGCGGCAGCAGCACCGGAAACCTGCCGGCTGCCATGATGCACCTCGGCATTGGGAACTCGCAAG gcctgtcctcctctctgagcAACCCGTCCATTCAGGCGTCCCTCAACAACTGCCAGCTACAGTCGTCACTCAGTAACCCTTCCATCAACTCCTCCCTTCGCCTGTCCAACAGCTCCCCGCGGCGACGGCCTGCTCCCATCAGCCCTCTCACGCTGTCTCCTGGTAGTGATCAGCGCAGGGGTCTGGCCAAGCAGCTTTCTCCCACGATGTCGCCTTTGCTGTCCCCCATCACGCAG GGAGTTGCGTTGGACACGAGCAACATGCCAAGAGAGCCACCCCCGCCCTATCCCCTCTACCAGCAGTCCCAGCATGGAGTGGACAAGAGCCGACAGtgccagcagcaacagcagccagtcTCTCCCCTTCAGAACATCTCGCTGGACTTCACCAACATTCAG CAAAACAACATGGCGATGATCTTCGCTGACTCTTTCATGGAGCAGCAGTTCTCAAACCTCCAGAGCAAAGCCCTCCCGTATCAGGTAGACGCGCAACCTGCTGCATTCACG TTGGACCAGTTTGCTCTTTTGGAAAATGCGATGAATACCACAGCAGGGGGTTCCTGCTTCGACCCCTCTGCCTCATCGTCGCTCTACTACTCCCAGGCTGCTCTCTCGGGTCTGGGCGGCAGCCATGGCAGCCTGCAGGATCCGGTGCACATGAGGTCCAATATGTTATACTCCAACTGCAGCGGAGGTCTGCCCAACATCATACTCACAG ATGACTCCAACCCCAGCCTGTCCAAAGACATCAGCAGCGCTCTCTCCACCGTGCCCGAGTGTTTCGACTCGGAGGGGGTCTTTCCCTTAGAGGACGAGTTGCGCATCGAGCCCCTCAGCCTGGATGGTCTGAGCATGCTCAGTGACCCCGACATGGTGCTGCCAGACCCCTCCGTGGAAGACACCTTCCGCAGTGACAGACTCTGA